One Blattabacterium cuenoti DNA window includes the following coding sequences:
- the rsfS gene encoding ribosome silencing factor — MVKGYDISVIDLKNQTNFICDYFVLCNGNSKNQVFAISRSIENRTIDKLQEKPWHIEGVKNGEWVLIDYVSIVVHIFQKEVRLHYDIESIWK, encoded by the coding sequence ATGGTAAAAGGTTATGATATTTCTGTTATTGATTTGAAAAATCAAACTAATTTTATTTGTGATTACTTTGTTCTTTGTAATGGGAATTCTAAAAATCAAGTCTTTGCTATTTCGAGATCTATAGAAAATAGAACAATTGATAAATTACAAGAAAAACCTTGGCATATAGAAGGAGTTAAAAATGGAGAATGGGTATTAATAGATTATGTTTCCATTGTGGTCCATATTTTCCAAAAAGAAGTCAGATTGCATTATGATATAGAAAGTATTTGGAAATAA
- a CDS encoding biotin--[acetyl-CoA-carboxylase] ligase: MKKFIWKISTIFLKKIDSTNQYAKKNISKYPDWTIILTKNQTDGKGAGNNIWYSEKGKNLTFSIILKSINLSVEKGYLINLFISNAIHKTLMTYSQSIWIKWPNDIILMDKKIAGILIENSLFCKKIYTSIIGIGVNVNQIQFDKKFNQASSLKKLFHKNFDIKKLFNDIVYSIQKEYLLLFNKKGLFYGEKIIRKYYINHLYMKNKIGTFFIKKKYNNSWNY; the protein is encoded by the coding sequence TTGAAAAAATTCATTTGGAAAATATCTACAATTTTTTTAAAAAAAATTGATTCTACCAATCAATATGCAAAAAAAAATATTTCAAAATATCCAGATTGGACTATTATCCTTACAAAAAATCAAACAGATGGAAAAGGCGCAGGAAATAACATATGGTATTCAGAAAAAGGAAAAAATTTAACTTTTAGTATTATTTTAAAATCAATTAATTTATCTGTAGAAAAAGGATATCTTATAAATTTATTCATTAGTAATGCAATCCATAAAACATTGATGACTTACAGTCAATCTATTTGGATAAAATGGCCCAACGATATTATTTTAATGGATAAAAAAATAGCAGGAATTCTAATAGAAAATAGTCTTTTTTGTAAAAAAATATATACTAGTATTATAGGTATAGGAGTAAATGTAAATCAAATACAATTTGATAAAAAATTTAATCAAGCTTCCTCTCTAAAAAAATTATTTCATAAAAATTTTGATATAAAAAAACTTTTTAATGATATTGTTTATTCTATTCAAAAAGAATATTTACTGCTTTTTAATAAAAAAGGGCTTTTTTATGGGGAAAAAATAATACGAAAATATTATATAAACCATCTTTACATGAAAAACAAAATAGGAACTTTTTTCATAAAAAAAAAATACAATAATTCATGGAATTATTAG
- a CDS encoding YidC/Oxa1 family insertase periplasmic-domain containing protein: MEGKNLDYNPIIGLILIFLIITIFTYINTSNNKQLRSEEEKKSIFFIESEKKKKWNQENKIKKIFIENKVLKLRISSLGGFLDEVFLKKYKAYDPIHFLHKKNLFLIKDSSFSYGTIFFIKNRFSFINTRDLYFYPFSLKKNEKNTTLIMRARNPYGKGFVEYIYQLGSNNQYDIKLFVRTIGMASFLLKIKPVFIDLEQRIFSLEKDRNWENSYTQVYYSNFSTKNHSNSVNYLSEKNTEEKNISNLNWIAYKQQFFSTIFMVEKPVKNVFFIRSDNFLSGNFLKKIQSHISLDLNKKENEELNLYFKFYFGPLDFSLLKKYGKGIENIIPFGWGIIKWINKYFFLTIFKFLEKTNLNYGIIIILMTIVVKLILSPVTYRQYKLNAMMKLIRPEIDELNNKLKNSDPLKKQKAMLELYQKVGINPMSGCFSTLFQIPIFYSLFKFFPTIINLRGKSFLWVDDLTSYDSIMELPFFIPFYGNHVSLLTLLYAIVLLIYTKLSNNDNRNINHKNVNNNNFGNISDMHLILYLMPVIMLLFINSYASGLSLYYFTSNVINIGLIFFIKKFLLKEEKIYGKIKKITK, translated from the coding sequence ATGGAGGGTAAAAATTTGGATTATAATCCTATCATTGGACTGATACTTATTTTTTTGATTATAACAATATTTACGTATATAAATACATCTAATAATAAACAATTAAGATCAGAAGAAGAGAAGAAATCTATTTTCTTTATAGAATCAGAAAAAAAAAAGAAATGGAATCAAGAAAATAAAATAAAAAAAATTTTCATAGAAAATAAAGTTTTAAAACTTAGAATTTCTAGTTTGGGGGGATTTCTTGATGAAGTTTTTTTAAAAAAATATAAAGCTTATGATCCCATTCATTTTTTACATAAAAAAAATCTTTTTTTAATAAAAGATTCTAGTTTTTCATATGGTACTATTTTTTTTATTAAAAACAGATTTTCTTTCATTAATACAAGAGATTTATATTTTTATCCATTTTCTTTAAAAAAGAATGAAAAAAATACTACTCTTATAATGAGAGCCAGAAATCCGTATGGAAAAGGATTTGTTGAATATATATATCAGTTAGGATCAAATAATCAGTATGATATTAAATTATTTGTGAGAACAATAGGAATGGCTTCTTTTTTATTAAAAATAAAACCGGTTTTTATTGATTTAGAACAACGAATTTTTTCCCTAGAAAAGGATAGAAATTGGGAAAATTCTTATACTCAAGTTTATTATTCTAATTTTTCTACTAAGAATCATTCTAATTCTGTTAATTATCTATCTGAAAAAAATACAGAAGAAAAAAACATATCTAATTTGAATTGGATTGCATATAAACAACAATTTTTTTCAACCATATTTATGGTTGAAAAACCGGTAAAAAATGTTTTTTTTATTCGATCTGATAATTTTTTATCTGGAAATTTTTTAAAAAAAATTCAATCTCATATTTCTCTAGATTTAAATAAAAAAGAAAATGAAGAATTAAATCTTTATTTTAAATTTTATTTTGGTCCATTAGATTTTTCTTTATTAAAGAAATATGGGAAAGGAATTGAGAATATTATTCCATTTGGTTGGGGAATTATAAAATGGATAAATAAATATTTTTTTTTAACAATTTTCAAATTTCTTGAAAAAACAAATTTGAATTATGGGATCATCATTATTTTAATGACTATTGTTGTAAAACTTATTCTATCTCCAGTAACTTATAGACAATATAAATTAAATGCTATGATGAAATTAATTCGTCCAGAAATAGACGAATTGAATAATAAACTGAAAAATTCAGATCCTTTAAAAAAACAAAAAGCCATGTTGGAATTATACCAAAAAGTAGGTATAAATCCAATGTCTGGATGTTTTTCTACATTATTTCAAATTCCTATTTTTTATTCTTTGTTTAAATTTTTTCCTACTATAATTAATCTTAGAGGAAAATCTTTTTTATGGGTAGATGATCTAACATCATATGATTCTATCATGGAACTTCCTTTTTTTATTCCATTTTATGGAAATCATGTGAGTTTACTCACTTTATTATATGCTATAGTCCTTTTGATTTACACAAAATTAAGCAACAATGATAATAGAAATATTAATCACAAAAATGTAAATAATAATAATTTTGGAAATATTTCTGATATGCATTTAATATTGTATTTAATGCCTGTGATTATGTTATTATTTATAAATAGTTATGCTTCGGGTCTTTCTCTTTATTATTTTACATCTAATGTTATTAATATTGGATTAATATTTTTTATTAAAAAATTCCTTTTAAAGGAAGAAAAAATTTATGGTAAAATCAAAAAAATAACAAAATAA